The proteins below come from a single Prochlorococcus marinus str. MIT 9215 genomic window:
- a CDS encoding translation initiation factor IF-2 N-terminal domain-containing protein codes for MSINTPIFTIAKDLNVESNRILLACKKLGIKAKGATKRLNKEELEKIKLYFETGKNVSDEVINLNKVKTKSSSIKIVEKRKIKYFANRLIRKS; via the coding sequence ATGTCTATCAACACTCCAATTTTCACTATTGCCAAAGATCTTAATGTCGAAAGTAATAGAATATTATTAGCGTGTAAGAAACTTGGCATCAAAGCAAAAGGTGCGACAAAAAGATTAAATAAAGAAGAATTAGAAAAAATTAAACTTTATTTTGAAACGGGCAAAAATGTATCAGATGAAGTAATCAATTTAAATAAAGTTAAAACCAAAAGCAGTTCAATAAAAATAGTAGAAAAGCGAAAAATAAAATATTTTGCAAACAGACTTATTCGCAAATCTTAA
- a CDS encoding ATP-dependent DNA ligase, whose protein sequence is MSLKKFSELFGDLDSINSTNNKIELLKSFFLSNEPIDNSWAIYLLTGKSNKRFISGRSLKNIFSQIYEYPQWLIDTCYLKVGDSAEVITLLLKNKTSSRNKKLSNISLNELLSKTIPKLSKLNEEEKNLEIKNLWETLPEDNHLIFNKILTGTFRVGVSIGLITKSISKLINIDEEIISHRLMGNFKPSIDSYEFLINKNINLEELNSKPFPFLLANTFEDKIFKNSINNFQFEWKYDGIRIQLIKRSGNVSLWTRGQELVNESFPELVEKMSHIKDNFVLDGELLVWNFKEKIPFDFHFLQKRINRKSPTRSIQIKYPIIFIAYDLLEINGRDIREIKLKNRRIELEKYFSKWRNKAENNITDIFTICDLIYPKDWPDALTFKEKSRENNTEGLIIKNKMSSYTSGRKKGIWWKYKVDPMQLDAVLIYAKGGSGRRAGLYTDYSFALWKGQELIKFASAYSGLTNIEIKELDKWIRKNTIEKFGPVRSLKPEMVFEISFEKIQISKRHKSGIAVRFPRITKWRKDKKINDADSLENAYKLMKKIS, encoded by the coding sequence ATGAGCTTAAAAAAGTTTTCAGAATTATTTGGAGATCTAGATTCAATTAATAGTACAAATAATAAAATTGAACTTTTAAAAAGTTTTTTTCTATCAAATGAACCAATAGATAATTCATGGGCAATATATTTACTAACTGGAAAAAGTAATAAGAGATTTATTAGTGGAAGATCTTTGAAAAATATTTTTTCTCAAATATATGAATATCCTCAATGGTTAATTGATACATGTTATTTAAAAGTTGGTGACTCAGCTGAGGTAATAACTTTATTACTTAAAAATAAGACTTCATCAAGAAATAAGAAATTATCAAATATAAGTCTCAACGAATTACTAAGCAAAACAATACCTAAGTTATCAAAACTAAATGAGGAGGAAAAAAATTTAGAAATTAAAAATCTTTGGGAAACATTACCTGAAGATAACCATCTGATTTTTAATAAAATTCTTACAGGAACTTTTAGAGTAGGAGTCTCTATCGGATTAATAACAAAATCAATATCAAAACTAATTAATATTGATGAAGAGATTATTTCTCATAGGTTGATGGGGAATTTCAAACCTTCGATTGATTCATATGAATTTTTAATTAACAAGAATATTAATCTTGAAGAATTAAATTCCAAACCATTTCCATTTCTTCTTGCAAATACCTTTGAAGATAAAATCTTCAAAAATTCAATAAATAATTTTCAATTTGAATGGAAATACGATGGTATTAGGATTCAATTAATTAAAAGATCAGGGAATGTTTCTTTGTGGACAAGAGGGCAAGAATTAGTCAATGAATCTTTCCCAGAATTAGTCGAGAAAATGTCACATATAAAAGATAATTTTGTTCTTGATGGGGAATTATTAGTTTGGAATTTTAAAGAAAAAATTCCCTTTGATTTTCATTTTCTTCAAAAAAGAATAAATAGAAAATCTCCTACTAGATCAATCCAAATAAAATATCCAATTATTTTTATTGCATATGATCTTTTAGAGATTAATGGAAGAGATATAAGAGAAATTAAATTAAAAAATAGAAGAATTGAGTTAGAAAAATATTTTTCAAAATGGCGAAATAAAGCTGAGAATAATATTACTGATATTTTTACAATATGCGATTTAATCTATCCTAAAGATTGGCCTGATGCTTTAACTTTTAAAGAAAAATCAAGAGAAAATAATACTGAAGGATTAATAATTAAGAACAAAATGTCTTCATACACATCTGGAAGGAAAAAAGGTATTTGGTGGAAATATAAAGTTGATCCTATGCAATTGGATGCTGTTTTAATTTATGCTAAAGGCGGAAGTGGTAGAAGAGCAGGTCTTTATACAGATTATAGTTTTGCATTATGGAAAGGCCAAGAATTAATAAAATTTGCAAGTGCATATTCTGGTTTAACGAATATTGAAATTAAAGAGCTAGATAAATGGATAAGGAAAAATACAATAGAAAAATTTGGACCTGTTCGATCATTGAAACCAGAAATGGTATTCGAAATATCTTTTGAGAAAATACAAATTTCAAAACGTCATAAGTCTGGAATAGCAGTAAGATTTCCAAGAATAACAAAATGGAGAAAAGATAAAAAAATCAATGATGCTGATAGCCTAGAAAATGCTTATAAACTTATGAAAAAAATATCATGA
- a CDS encoding ligase-associated DNA damage response exonuclease, producing the protein MTKKQEDLIRYKDGNLYCEPADIWIDPIKPVKRALITHAHFDHFTFGCEEYISTKETAKIIKERTGNKIKIKTFDYGEEFKINGIKISFHPSGHILGSSQIRFIFAEEKWLISGDFKLQQDETCKQFEIVKTDYLISECTFGLPIFKWDDTNKIANDISKWITNSPEKTSLLFCYSLGKAQRLLNEISKTNFKGKIYSHGSIYKLNNCYKELGIDIKDTIKIENKKMIDELKGNLILLPPSLGKGKYLKNFSNIQTAFASGWMSIRALRKRSGFDKGFVISDHADWDGILEAIKKSEAKNVFFHHGNSEALRKYLVEKELINVLFLGK; encoded by the coding sequence TTGACAAAAAAACAAGAAGATTTAATAAGGTATAAAGATGGAAATCTTTATTGCGAACCTGCTGATATTTGGATTGATCCAATTAAACCCGTAAAAAGAGCATTAATAACACATGCTCATTTTGATCACTTTACATTTGGCTGTGAAGAATACATTTCTACTAAGGAAACCGCGAAAATTATTAAAGAAAGAACTGGAAATAAAATAAAAATTAAGACTTTTGACTATGGAGAAGAATTCAAGATAAATGGCATCAAGATTTCTTTTCATCCTTCTGGTCACATCCTTGGCTCTAGTCAAATAAGATTTATTTTTGCCGAAGAAAAATGGCTAATTTCAGGTGACTTTAAGCTTCAACAAGATGAGACTTGCAAACAATTTGAAATAGTAAAGACTGATTATTTAATAAGCGAATGTACTTTTGGGTTACCAATATTCAAGTGGGATGATACTAATAAAATAGCGAATGATATTTCAAAATGGATAACTAATTCGCCAGAAAAAACTTCTTTACTTTTCTGCTATTCACTTGGAAAAGCTCAGAGATTGTTAAACGAAATTAGTAAAACAAATTTCAAAGGTAAAATTTATTCCCATGGAAGTATTTATAAATTGAACAATTGTTATAAGGAACTTGGGATTGATATTAAAGATACTATAAAAATCGAAAATAAAAAAATGATAGATGAACTTAAAGGAAATCTAATATTATTACCTCCATCTTTAGGTAAAGGAAAATATCTAAAAAATTTCAGTAATATTCAAACAGCTTTTGCGAGTGGATGGATGTCAATAAGAGCTCTAAGAAAAAGATCAGGGTTTGATAAAGGATTTGTAATCTCTGATCATGCCGATTGGGATGGAATTTTGGAAGCAATAAAAAAGTCTGAAGCAAAAAATGTATTTTTTCATCATGGAAATAGCGAAGCCTTAAGGAAATATTTAGTTGAAAAGGAATTAATAAATGTTCTTTTCTTAGGTAAATAA
- a CDS encoding ligase-associated DNA damage response DEXH box helicase, translated as MKNIMQNSRQNNLISKIKQFFFTNGWEPLPYQIESWEAFLNGENGIIQVPTGCGKTYAALMGPLSKIEDPKNKKSVNILLITPLKALSRDLKNSIQLAALHFNKEITVEIRNGDTTSYEKKKQLAKPPNILITTPESLSLLLSNKESNNLFKELSSIIIDEWHELMGSKRGNQCELSLSWLRGNIKNLQIWAMSATIGNIEEAARAIVGMSAIKPKIISTNIQKEIEIISVLPEKETTFPWSGHLGIRSHSSLLKILDKNKSTLLFTNTRNQSERWYQCLKFCLPEMEDKIALHHGSLDKEERKRVEEGVKDGLIKWVVCTSSLDLGVDFQPVDQIVQIGSAKNLARLIQRAGRSSHRPGGKSKIIFMPTNSLELLEISAMRRIIKTGISEEIRLPELSYDVLLQHLVSLACGNGFDPRIEKERIKNCWSYRKLKDQDWNWCLDFLEYGGKCLKAYPKYKKIVKEESQNNNEKFKYFVKDKSLIRMHKFNIGTITSDKFVNVKYMKGKSLGNLEENFASKLNPGDTFYFAGKMLQFVRIRDMILYVKKSTKKSSLIPAWVGGQMAISDLLCESLRKEIDICNELENYDYLNPELNSLRPILKKQKVLSNVPKKDEFLIEIYKTENLSNLFVFTLDGKFVNEGIAFLWALRLAKLKQSTFSIAANDFGFSLTTAEDYDFSLIKIEADYFLDNKKLEEDLENAINFSELTKRRFKNIAQISGLVNQNNPTKTKTSSQLQISSSLFYDVFTKYEEGHLLIKQSHQEVKEYQLENKRISRSLERLKNLKMLLNEIKTPTPFAFPLLVERLKNTLSNEPIEKRVEKLIKKYSD; from the coding sequence ATGAAAAATATTATGCAAAATAGTAGGCAAAACAATTTAATTTCTAAAATTAAACAGTTCTTCTTCACAAATGGTTGGGAGCCATTACCTTACCAGATCGAATCTTGGGAAGCATTTTTAAATGGGGAGAATGGAATAATACAAGTTCCTACTGGATGTGGCAAAACTTATGCTGCATTAATGGGACCTCTTTCAAAGATAGAAGATCCCAAAAATAAGAAGAGTGTGAATATTTTATTAATAACGCCTTTAAAAGCACTTAGTAGAGATTTAAAAAATTCCATACAATTAGCCGCTTTACATTTTAATAAAGAAATAACTGTTGAAATTAGGAATGGGGATACAACATCCTATGAAAAGAAAAAGCAATTAGCTAAACCACCTAATATTCTTATAACCACTCCAGAATCTCTATCTCTTTTACTTTCTAATAAAGAATCTAATAATTTATTTAAGGAGTTGTCATCAATAATTATTGATGAATGGCATGAATTAATGGGCAGTAAAAGAGGTAACCAGTGCGAATTATCTTTAAGCTGGCTAAGAGGTAATATAAAAAATTTACAAATTTGGGCAATGTCTGCAACGATAGGGAATATCGAAGAAGCGGCAAGAGCAATAGTTGGGATGAGTGCTATTAAACCCAAAATAATAAGTACAAATATTCAAAAAGAGATCGAAATAATAAGTGTTTTACCAGAGAAGGAAACGACCTTCCCATGGAGTGGGCATCTTGGAATTAGAAGTCATTCTTCACTTTTAAAAATCCTAGATAAAAACAAAAGTACCCTATTATTTACAAATACAAGAAATCAATCTGAAAGATGGTATCAATGTCTCAAATTTTGTCTCCCAGAAATGGAAGACAAAATTGCTCTTCATCATGGCTCTCTTGATAAAGAAGAAAGAAAAAGGGTTGAAGAAGGAGTAAAAGACGGATTAATAAAATGGGTAGTCTGCACCAGCTCATTAGATTTGGGTGTTGACTTCCAACCTGTAGATCAAATTGTTCAAATTGGAAGTGCAAAAAATTTAGCAAGACTTATACAAAGAGCAGGAAGAAGTTCTCATAGACCAGGCGGAAAATCTAAAATAATTTTTATGCCTACTAATTCTTTAGAGTTATTAGAGATTAGTGCAATGAGAAGAATAATAAAAACTGGTATATCTGAAGAAATTAGACTTCCTGAATTATCTTATGATGTGCTACTTCAACATCTTGTAAGCCTAGCATGTGGAAATGGATTCGATCCGAGAATCGAGAAAGAAAGAATTAAAAATTGCTGGAGTTATAGAAAATTAAAAGATCAAGATTGGAATTGGTGTCTTGACTTTTTAGAATATGGAGGAAAGTGTCTTAAGGCATACCCAAAATATAAAAAGATAGTTAAAGAAGAATCGCAAAATAATAATGAAAAATTCAAATATTTTGTAAAAGACAAATCTTTAATAAGAATGCATAAGTTCAATATTGGGACAATTACAAGTGACAAATTTGTGAATGTTAAATATATGAAAGGTAAATCCTTAGGTAATTTAGAGGAAAATTTTGCTTCAAAATTGAATCCTGGAGATACATTTTACTTTGCCGGCAAAATGCTTCAATTTGTAAGAATCAGAGATATGATTTTATACGTTAAAAAATCAACAAAAAAAAGTTCTCTAATTCCTGCATGGGTTGGAGGTCAAATGGCAATTTCTGATCTACTTTGTGAAAGTTTGAGAAAAGAAATAGATATATGTAACGAACTAGAAAATTATGATTACTTAAATCCCGAACTAAATTCATTACGCCCAATATTGAAGAAACAAAAAGTCCTTTCAAATGTTCCAAAGAAAGATGAATTTCTTATAGAAATATATAAAACCGAGAATTTATCAAATCTTTTTGTTTTTACACTAGATGGCAAATTTGTAAATGAAGGAATTGCATTCCTTTGGGCTTTGAGATTGGCAAAATTAAAACAATCTACATTTAGTATTGCTGCTAATGATTTTGGATTCAGCTTAACTACCGCAGAAGATTATGATTTTTCCTTAATAAAAATAGAAGCTGATTACTTTTTAGATAACAAAAAATTAGAAGAAGATCTAGAAAATGCAATAAATTTTTCGGAATTAACAAAACGTAGATTTAAAAATATTGCACAAATAAGTGGACTTGTAAATCAAAATAATCCAACCAAAACTAAAACCTCCTCTCAACTTCAAATAAGTTCAAGTCTTTTCTACGATGTCTTTACTAAATATGAAGAAGGCCATCTTTTGATAAAACAATCTCATCAAGAAGTAAAAGAATATCAATTAGAAAATAAAAGAATATCTAGATCATTAGAAAGATTAAAAAATTTAAAAATGCTATTAAACGAAATAAAAACTCCAACTCCTTTTGCTTTCCCTTTATTAGTTGAAAGACTTAAAAATACTTTAAGCAATGAACCAATAGAAAAAAGAGTAGAAAAACTTATAAAAAAATATAGTGATTAA
- a CDS encoding DUF2130 domain-containing protein, with protein sequence MKDIKCPSCGKTFRIDPSSFEEILLQIKDEEFNKQIKERLLLAEEDNKKALEILKRELKIQLIEQNRIKENEIQVLESKLNIAEEKKTNALNDLRNQASNKINSLNNELIKLKDEIKKQALISELSLKNKINEAVTNLEKENSSLKNSIEKIRLEQAINEKSIEEKFKSKISERDLTIQELREMKSKLSTKMVGETLEIHCETQFNLNRASAFKNSYFEKDNDATSGSKGDYIFREFDENKTEVVSIMFEMKNESLNGTNKRKNEDFLKELDKDRRQKSCEYAVLVSLLEPDSELYNSGIVDVSHRFPKMYVIRPQFFLPIISLLRNASMETLKYKAQIGLMKRENYDITNFESTLEQFKNAVGKNVSLAQDRFNDAISEIDKSITHLQKTKETLILSKKHLLSANSKSQDLTVKKLTRNNPTMQKKFNDLSNFEDEVA encoded by the coding sequence ATGAAAGATATTAAATGTCCTTCATGCGGCAAAACCTTCCGAATTGATCCTAGCAGTTTTGAAGAAATACTTCTTCAAATAAAAGACGAGGAATTTAACAAGCAAATAAAAGAAAGACTTCTTTTAGCTGAAGAAGATAATAAAAAAGCTTTAGAAATTTTAAAAAGAGAATTAAAAATACAATTAATAGAGCAAAACCGCATAAAAGAGAATGAGATACAAGTTCTTGAATCTAAATTAAATATAGCTGAAGAAAAGAAAACAAATGCTCTTAATGATTTAAGAAATCAAGCATCAAATAAAATTAATTCATTAAATAATGAATTAATCAAATTAAAAGATGAAATTAAAAAACAGGCATTAATTTCAGAATTATCTTTAAAAAATAAAATTAATGAAGCTGTCACTAATTTAGAGAAAGAAAATTCATCATTAAAAAATTCCATCGAAAAGATAAGGCTTGAACAAGCAATAAATGAAAAATCAATTGAAGAAAAGTTTAAAAGCAAAATTAGTGAAAGGGACCTGACTATACAGGAGCTAAGAGAAATGAAATCGAAATTGTCGACAAAGATGGTAGGCGAAACTTTAGAAATCCATTGTGAAACCCAATTCAATCTTAATCGTGCTAGTGCATTTAAAAACTCATATTTTGAAAAGGATAATGATGCTACTTCTGGAAGTAAAGGTGACTATATATTTAGAGAATTTGATGAAAATAAAACCGAAGTCGTATCCATAATGTTTGAGATGAAGAACGAAAGTTTAAATGGAACTAATAAAAGAAAAAATGAAGATTTTTTAAAAGAATTAGATAAAGATAGAAGGCAAAAATCTTGTGAGTACGCAGTATTAGTTTCTCTTCTGGAACCAGATAGCGAACTATATAATTCAGGCATAGTAGATGTTTCTCATAGATTTCCAAAGATGTATGTCATAAGACCTCAATTTTTCTTGCCGATTATTTCTTTGCTAAGAAATGCATCTATGGAAACCTTAAAATACAAAGCTCAAATTGGTTTAATGAAACGCGAGAATTACGACATAACTAATTTTGAGAGTACTCTTGAGCAATTTAAAAATGCCGTTGGCAAAAATGTTTCACTAGCCCAAGATAGATTTAATGATGCAATTTCAGAAATTGATAAATCAATAACCCATTTGCAAAAAACTAAAGAGACTTTAATTCTCTCTAAAAAACATCTTTTATCAGCAAACAGCAAATCTCAAGATTTAACAGTAAAGAAACTAACTAGAAATAACCCAACCATGCAAAAAAAGTTTAATGATTTAAGTAATTTCGAAGATGAAGTGGCCTAA
- a CDS encoding DUF2103 domain-containing protein yields MGRLVLNHSSNIEGLIPILKRLALNINIKTITPAAISRVRGRSSKLIIRLSVKTLNGYKAIARKGKTAQEVFISTDLSKEELKQIIDIYNKK; encoded by the coding sequence TTGGGAAGGTTAGTTTTAAATCATAGTTCAAATATAGAAGGTCTAATTCCCATTCTCAAAAGGTTAGCCCTAAACATAAATATTAAGACGATCACTCCAGCTGCTATATCTAGAGTTAGGGGAAGATCTTCTAAATTAATAATTAGATTGTCAGTGAAAACTTTAAATGGGTATAAAGCAATAGCAAGAAAGGGTAAAACGGCCCAAGAAGTTTTTATTTCAACAGACTTAAGTAAAGAAGAATTAAAACAAATCATAGATATTTATAATAAAAAGTAA